The following are from one region of the Phormidium sp. PBR-2020 genome:
- a CDS encoding VWA domain-containing protein, whose product MFDLQLDWDLPAKISSLDSRHVLRVRLTPQANVPQLPLQMAIALDTSSSMKGNKLEGAKAACRTVMGQLRDGDRLSLASFATGVSPLGDGSEDLQRLQGAINALQADGVTRTDLALAWLQDQLLPAQGLARVAVLITDGHATNRQGRYLEDTSPLLERVREFTDGGITLFTVGLGDAANFNTDFLVQLGDRGRGGFLYADDPSQLDPQLQEQFRRCQAIGVEDLQLNLTPLNHASVESFCRYRPDYLPLEETAPNQLVLSAVSANEPTDILIEVRVPPLGFNESLSEQDVLQLEVQGSGMTPMTAQAAIAHTQSYKAAQQVNRDVERDRLGWDININSSELPRVQDPNRTGELLTNIQVAASKSGRSDIMKQASQQLQTLQQSGQLSPGQVTGLLRDTRRTNTNDS is encoded by the coding sequence ATGTTTGACCTACAACTGGACTGGGATTTACCCGCCAAAATTAGTTCCTTAGACAGTCGCCATGTCTTGCGAGTTCGTCTGACCCCTCAAGCTAATGTGCCTCAATTGCCCCTCCAGATGGCGATCGCCCTCGATACCAGTTCCTCCATGAAGGGGAATAAGCTAGAGGGAGCCAAAGCCGCCTGTCGGACGGTGATGGGGCAGTTACGGGATGGCGATCGCCTCAGTTTGGCCAGTTTCGCCACGGGGGTTTCGCCTCTGGGGGACGGGAGCGAAGACCTCCAACGCCTGCAAGGAGCCATCAATGCCCTACAAGCCGACGGCGTCACTCGCACGGATTTGGCCCTAGCTTGGTTGCAAGACCAACTCCTCCCCGCCCAGGGACTGGCCCGAGTGGCGGTGTTGATTACCGATGGCCATGCGACCAATCGCCAAGGTCGTTATCTAGAGGACACCAGCCCCCTACTGGAGCGGGTTAGAGAGTTTACCGATGGGGGCATTACCCTGTTTACCGTGGGCTTAGGGGATGCCGCGAACTTTAATACCGATTTTCTCGTCCAATTGGGCGATCGCGGTCGAGGGGGCTTTCTCTACGCCGATGACCCCAGTCAGCTAGACCCCCAATTGCAAGAACAGTTCCGCCGCTGTCAAGCCATTGGCGTTGAAGACCTACAACTGAATCTGACTCCCCTCAATCACGCCTCGGTGGAGAGTTTCTGTCGCTACCGTCCCGACTATTTACCCCTCGAAGAAACAGCCCCTAATCAACTGGTCTTGTCCGCCGTCTCCGCCAACGAACCGACCGATATTCTGATTGAAGTCCGGGTTCCTCCCCTGGGGTTTAACGAGAGTCTCTCGGAACAAGACGTGCTGCAACTAGAGGTGCAAGGGTCGGGAATGACGCCGATGACCGCTCAAGCGGCGATCGCCCATACCCAATCCTACAAAGCCGCCCAACAGGTGAATCGGGACGTAGAACGCGATCGCCTCGGCTGGGACATCAACATCAACAGCAGCGAACTCCCTCGCGTCCAAGACCCCAACCGCACCGGAGAACTCCTCACCAACATCCAAGTGGCCGCCTCCAAATCCGGTCGCAGCGACATCATGAAGCAAGCCAGCCAACAACTGCAAACCCTCCAACAATCTGGACAACTCAGCCCCGGTCAAGTCACCGGACTCTTACGTGACACCCGCAGAACCAACACCAACGACTCATGA
- a CDS encoding FHA domain-containing protein has product MNGFGLNPVPGQQRLSPDKTVLLLRNGPQQQRQIPLTQIRILIGRHDPPHTQVDLDLSDCETGDPPMVSRCHAVLQWQEGQLTLRDLGSRNGTRVNGEKLESLPDQPYSDIVVLQLGSRIKFGNLEFEVINSHE; this is encoded by the coding sequence ATGAATGGATTTGGCCTCAACCCCGTCCCCGGACAACAGCGACTCAGCCCCGACAAAACCGTTCTCCTGCTGCGCAACGGTCCCCAACAACAGCGACAAATTCCCCTAACTCAAATCCGCATCCTCATTGGCCGTCACGATCCCCCCCATACCCAAGTTGACCTCGACCTCAGCGACTGCGAAACCGGCGACCCCCCCATGGTCTCCCGCTGTCATGCCGTATTGCAATGGCAAGAGGGACAACTCACGTTGCGAGATTTAGGCAGTCGCAATGGCACTCGCGTTAATGGGGAAAAATTAGAATCTCTCCCCGACCAGCCCTATTCTGATATCGTCGTTTTGCAACTGGGCAGTCGAATTAAATTTGGTAATCTTGAATTTGAAGTCATCAATTCCCATGAATAA
- a CDS encoding dihydroorotate dehydrogenase-like protein, with amino-acid sequence MELTTQYLGLTLKSPLIPSAAAALTEDIDNVKRLEDAGAAAIVLHSLFEEQLLKEKFELHHHLEYGTESFAEALTYFPEAEEYHVGPQLYLDHIRDAKASVDIPIIASLNGFSPGGWVEYAQQIQQAGADALELNIYYVPTDLNMTGAEVEENYLNILRDVKGEVSIPVAVKLSPFFSNMANIAKRLSESGADGLVLFNRFYQPDIDLEELDVSPHVLLSTPQDQRLPMRWIALLYGRVDTDFAATGGIQHGTDAIKLLMAGAKVTQVCSALLRHGIPHLRHIEHQMLHWMEEHEYESVQQMQGSMSQLHCPDKSAYERAQYMKAVSSYQYEPERVMS; translated from the coding sequence ATGGAACTCACCACCCAGTATCTCGGACTCACCCTCAAATCCCCCCTCATCCCCTCAGCAGCAGCTGCATTAACAGAAGATATCGATAATGTCAAGCGTTTAGAGGATGCTGGTGCAGCGGCGATCGTACTACACTCCCTGTTTGAAGAACAACTGCTGAAAGAGAAATTCGAGTTACACCACCACCTCGAATATGGAACCGAGAGTTTCGCCGAAGCCCTCACCTACTTCCCCGAAGCCGAAGAATACCACGTCGGCCCCCAACTCTATCTCGACCATATCCGCGACGCTAAAGCCAGCGTAGACATTCCTATCATCGCCAGTTTAAACGGCTTTTCCCCCGGCGGCTGGGTTGAATACGCCCAACAGATTCAACAAGCCGGTGCCGATGCGTTAGAACTGAACATCTACTACGTTCCCACGGACTTAAACATGACCGGGGCCGAAGTAGAAGAAAACTATCTCAACATCTTGCGGGATGTCAAAGGAGAAGTCAGCATCCCCGTGGCGGTGAAGTTGAGTCCCTTTTTCAGCAACATGGCCAACATCGCCAAACGGCTATCCGAGTCCGGGGCCGATGGACTGGTGTTATTTAACCGGTTCTACCAGCCGGACATTGATTTAGAGGAGTTAGACGTCTCACCCCATGTCCTCTTGAGTACGCCGCAAGACCAGCGGTTACCCATGCGTTGGATTGCCCTCTTGTATGGTCGTGTCGATACCGATTTCGCAGCCACCGGCGGCATTCAACATGGCACCGATGCCATCAAGTTACTCATGGCCGGGGCCAAGGTGACGCAAGTGTGTTCGGCGTTACTCCGTCATGGGATTCCTCATTTGCGACATATCGAACATCAGATGTTGCATTGGATGGAGGAACATGAGTATGAGTCTGTGCAACAGATGCAGGGTAGCATGAGTCAGCTTCATTGTCCTGACAAGTCTGCCTACGAACGGGCGCAATACATGAAGGCCGTATCCTCCTATCAGTATGAACCAGAACGGGTGATGTCCTGA
- a CDS encoding serine/threonine-protein phosphatase, with translation MNNSSSPSPQVQQLPWVTVASISHVGKVRQENQDEVLVKAWPNESALLAVVADGMGGGRGGQRAAELTIESFEKLVSEPLATSEDDIYQQLLEKFYEADEAIRNEGGQSFQLMGMGSTVVAAIITPDYYVHLYAGDSRLYHLQDNEPLYKTKDHSIVRVLLEIGKITPEQVATHPMRSQVTSCLGGRDGNGQFSIDPKWQENPSPLRNWQDQDILILSSDGLHNYFRDEEIQQLKSPPSLSPEDPLNNLLETALERGGQDNISAILIIRKPQN, from the coding sequence ATGAATAACTCATCCTCTCCCTCTCCACAGGTGCAACAATTGCCCTGGGTTACGGTTGCCTCAATCTCCCATGTTGGTAAAGTTCGGCAGGAGAATCAAGACGAAGTTTTAGTCAAGGCTTGGCCCAATGAGTCCGCTCTCTTAGCCGTAGTTGCCGATGGAATGGGCGGCGGTCGTGGCGGACAACGAGCCGCTGAATTGACCATTGAAAGTTTTGAGAAACTGGTTTCTGAACCGTTAGCAACGAGTGAGGACGATATCTATCAGCAGTTATTAGAAAAGTTCTATGAAGCCGATGAGGCGATTCGCAATGAAGGCGGTCAAAGTTTTCAACTGATGGGGATGGGGTCAACCGTAGTGGCGGCGATTATTACCCCCGATTATTATGTCCATCTCTATGCGGGAGATAGCCGACTCTATCATTTACAAGACAACGAACCCCTCTATAAAACCAAAGACCATTCCATTGTCAGAGTGTTACTGGAAATTGGCAAAATTACCCCCGAACAAGTGGCGACTCATCCCATGCGATCGCAAGTCACCTCCTGTCTCGGCGGTCGTGACGGAAACGGACAGTTTTCCATTGACCCCAAATGGCAAGAAAACCCCTCACCCCTTCGGAATTGGCAAGACCAAGACATTCTAATTCTCTCCAGTGATGGCTTACACAACTACTTCCGAGATGAAGAAATTCAACAACTCAAAAGCCCCCCCTCCCTCTCACCTGAAGACCCATTAAACAACTTACTTGAAACCGCCTTAGAGCGAGGAGGACAAGACAACATTAGTGCAATTTTAATCATCCGCAAGCCCCAGAATTAA
- the nifJ gene encoding pyruvate:ferredoxin (flavodoxin) oxidoreductase: MNTSTYATLDANEAVARVAYKLNEVIAIYPITPASPMGEWADAWMSEGQPNLWGTVPSVIEMQSEGGAAGAVHGSLQTGSLTTTFTASQGLLLMIPNLYKIAGELTSAVLHVAARSLAAQALSIFGDHSDVMAARGTGFALLCSASVQEAQDLALVAHSASLESRVPFIHFFDGFRTSHEIQKIATLDESIIRDLIDDEWVYAHRSRGLTPDRPVLRGTAQNPDVFFQARESVNPFYNACPDMVQRAMDQLAQHTGRQYQIYEYHGAPDADRVVVLMGSGCETAQETVDYLIAQGENVGVLKVRLYRPWDIEKLLAAFPETVQKIAVLDRTKEPGASGEPLYLDIVSAFSEAWEGTMPKIVGGRYGLSSKEFNPAMVKAVLDNLSQDKPKNHFTIGIHDDLTQTSLPYDESFSTEPDEVSRSIFYGLGSDGTVGANKNSIKIIGSATDNYAQGYFVYDSKKSGAVTVSHLRFGPQLIRSTYLINQANFVGCHQWTFLEKLNVLKAAAPGATFLLNSPYGPDEVWERLPLEIQEQIVRKNLKFYVINALQVARDNGMGGRINTVMQTCFFALSGVLPREQAITEIKHAIEKTYGKKGQAIVQMNLNAVDATLDHLYEVNVGEANSTVRMSPTIPDAAPEFVRTIEGKMLAREGDDLPVSALPCDGTYPTGTAKWEKRNVAQDIPVWDPDVCVQCGKCVMVCPHGVIRGKAYDEGELATAPQSFKFTNIRDKDPNFQGSKFTIQVAPEDCTGCGICVDVCPAKNKSMPSKKAINMEAQPPLREQERENWDFFLNLPNPDRRNLHLDRIRQQQWQEPLFEFSGACAGCGETPYLKLVSQLFGDRTVIANATGCSSIYGGNLPTTPWAQNAEGRGPAWSNSLFEDNAEFGLGFRMSLNKHMGFARELLRKLSGELGDTLVQEILDNPQKSEADIWEQREAVAGLKQQLASLNSPDAKQLASLADYLVKKDVWIIGGDGWAYDIGFGGLDHVIASGQNVNILVMDTEVYSNTGGQSSKATPRGAVAKFAAGGKPAPKKDLGLIAMTYGNVYVASVAMGARDEHTLKAFIEAEAYDGPSLIIAYSHCIAHGINMTTAMSHQKALVESGRWLLYRYNPELKEMGQNPLQVDSRSPKKGVEASMYAENRFKMLTKTKPQDAKRLLKEAQGDVDTRWAMYDYLANRPITGQ, from the coding sequence ATGAACACTAGCACCTACGCCACCCTAGACGCCAACGAAGCCGTCGCCCGGGTTGCCTACAAACTCAACGAAGTCATCGCCATCTACCCCATCACCCCCGCCTCCCCCATGGGCGAATGGGCCGATGCGTGGATGTCTGAAGGGCAACCCAACCTCTGGGGAACCGTCCCCTCGGTCATCGAAATGCAAAGCGAAGGAGGCGCCGCCGGGGCCGTTCATGGCTCCCTACAAACGGGATCACTCACCACCACCTTCACCGCCTCCCAGGGCTTGCTGTTGATGATCCCCAACCTTTACAAAATCGCAGGAGAACTCACCAGCGCCGTCCTCCATGTCGCCGCCCGTTCCCTGGCCGCCCAAGCCCTGTCTATCTTCGGCGACCATAGCGATGTTATGGCCGCCCGAGGGACCGGTTTCGCCCTCCTCTGTTCCGCCTCCGTCCAAGAAGCCCAAGACTTAGCCCTAGTGGCCCATAGCGCCAGCCTCGAATCGCGGGTTCCCTTCATCCACTTCTTCGACGGCTTCCGCACCTCCCACGAAATCCAAAAAATCGCAACCCTCGACGAGTCCATCATTCGCGATCTCATCGATGACGAGTGGGTCTATGCCCATCGTAGCCGGGGACTCACCCCAGACCGTCCCGTCTTGCGAGGAACCGCCCAAAACCCCGATGTCTTCTTCCAAGCCCGAGAAAGCGTCAACCCCTTCTACAACGCCTGTCCCGACATGGTACAGCGGGCCATGGACCAACTGGCACAACATACCGGTCGCCAGTACCAAATCTACGAATACCACGGCGCCCCCGATGCCGATCGCGTCGTCGTTTTGATGGGGTCTGGCTGCGAAACCGCCCAAGAAACCGTGGACTATCTCATAGCCCAAGGCGAAAACGTCGGAGTCCTGAAAGTGCGCCTCTATCGCCCCTGGGACATCGAAAAACTCCTGGCCGCCTTCCCCGAAACCGTCCAGAAAATCGCCGTCCTCGATCGCACCAAAGAACCCGGCGCCAGCGGCGAACCCCTCTATTTAGATATCGTCTCCGCTTTCAGTGAAGCCTGGGAAGGCACAATGCCCAAAATCGTCGGCGGACGCTATGGCCTCTCCTCCAAAGAATTCAACCCCGCCATGGTGAAAGCCGTCTTGGATAACCTCAGCCAAGACAAACCCAAAAACCACTTCACCATCGGCATCCACGACGACCTCACCCAAACCTCCCTTCCCTACGACGAGTCCTTCAGTACCGAACCCGACGAAGTCTCCCGTTCCATTTTCTATGGCTTAGGGTCTGATGGAACCGTCGGCGCCAACAAAAACTCCATCAAAATCATCGGGTCCGCCACTGACAACTACGCCCAGGGCTATTTCGTCTATGACTCCAAAAAATCCGGGGCCGTCACCGTCTCCCACCTGCGCTTTGGTCCGCAGCTAATTCGTTCGACGTACCTGATTAACCAGGCCAACTTCGTCGGCTGTCACCAATGGACGTTCCTAGAAAAACTCAACGTCCTCAAAGCCGCCGCCCCAGGAGCCACCTTCCTCCTCAACAGTCCCTATGGCCCCGATGAAGTTTGGGAGCGCCTTCCCCTAGAAATCCAAGAACAGATTGTCCGTAAAAACCTCAAGTTCTACGTCATCAACGCCCTGCAAGTGGCGCGGGACAATGGCATGGGGGGACGCATCAATACGGTGATGCAAACCTGTTTCTTTGCCCTCTCTGGAGTTCTCCCTCGGGAACAGGCCATCACCGAAATCAAGCACGCCATTGAGAAAACCTACGGCAAAAAAGGACAAGCCATTGTCCAGATGAACCTCAACGCCGTCGATGCCACTCTGGACCATCTCTATGAGGTGAATGTCGGGGAAGCCAACTCCACCGTGCGCATGAGTCCGACGATTCCCGATGCAGCCCCGGAATTTGTCCGCACTATTGAGGGCAAAATGTTAGCCCGGGAAGGGGATGACCTCCCCGTCAGCGCCCTCCCCTGCGATGGAACCTATCCCACAGGAACGGCGAAATGGGAAAAACGCAATGTGGCCCAAGACATCCCCGTTTGGGACCCGGATGTTTGCGTCCAATGTGGCAAATGCGTCATGGTTTGCCCCCATGGGGTGATTCGTGGCAAAGCCTACGATGAGGGAGAACTGGCGACGGCGCCGCAAAGCTTTAAGTTCACGAATATTCGCGACAAAGACCCCAATTTCCAAGGTAGCAAGTTCACCATCCAGGTGGCCCCAGAAGACTGTACCGGTTGCGGCATTTGTGTCGATGTCTGTCCGGCGAAAAACAAATCCATGCCCTCCAAGAAAGCCATCAATATGGAGGCGCAACCGCCGCTACGGGAACAGGAACGGGAGAATTGGGACTTCTTTCTGAACCTCCCCAATCCCGATCGCCGCAACCTCCATCTCGATCGCATCCGTCAGCAACAATGGCAAGAACCCCTATTTGAGTTCTCCGGGGCCTGTGCCGGTTGTGGGGAAACCCCCTATCTGAAACTGGTGTCGCAACTGTTCGGCGATCGCACCGTCATCGCCAACGCCACCGGCTGTTCCTCCATCTACGGCGGCAATCTCCCCACCACCCCCTGGGCGCAAAACGCCGAAGGACGGGGCCCTGCTTGGTCCAACAGTCTCTTTGAAGACAACGCCGAATTTGGCTTAGGCTTCCGCATGTCCCTGAACAAACATATGGGATTTGCCCGAGAGTTGCTACGAAAACTCTCCGGGGAACTGGGGGATACCCTCGTTCAAGAGATTCTCGACAATCCCCAGAAATCTGAAGCCGACATCTGGGAACAACGGGAAGCGGTGGCCGGCTTGAAACAACAGTTAGCGTCTCTGAACAGCCCCGATGCTAAACAACTGGCCAGCCTCGCCGATTACCTGGTGAAAAAAGATGTCTGGATTATCGGTGGGGACGGTTGGGCCTATGACATCGGCTTTGGTGGCTTAGATCACGTCATCGCCAGTGGTCAAAACGTCAACATCCTGGTGATGGACACAGAAGTCTATTCCAACACCGGCGGACAATCCTCTAAAGCCACTCCACGGGGGGCTGTCGCCAAGTTCGCCGCTGGCGGGAAACCGGCACCGAAAAAAGACTTGGGCTTAATTGCCATGACCTACGGCAATGTCTATGTAGCCTCTGTCGCCATGGGGGCGCGGGATGAACATACCCTGAAAGCCTTTATTGAAGCCGAAGCCTATGATGGCCCGTCCTTGATTATCGCCTACAGCCATTGCATCGCCCATGGTATCAACATGACCACCGCCATGAGTCATCAGAAAGCCTTGGTTGAAAGTGGTCGCTGGCTGCTGTATCGCTATAACCCCGAGTTGAAAGAGATGGGTCAGAATCCCTTACAAGTGGATTCGCGATCGCCCAAGAAAGGCGTAGAAGCCTCCATGTACGCCGAAAACCGCTTCAAGATGCTGACCAAAACCAAACCCCAGGACGCCAAACGGTTGCTGAAAGAAGCCCAAGGAGACGTGGATACCCGTTGGGCCATGTATGACTACCTGGCCAATCGTCCCATCACCGGTCAATAA